The genomic interval CACAGATGAATCCTTGCATTGACTGCCACGCCCTTATGTTGAGAAAGGCAAAGGAGATTATGAAGGAAGTGGGAGCGAGTTTTGTGGCAACGGGTGAGGTTTTGGGAGAAAGACCTATGTCTCAAAACAGAAGCGCTTTGAGGATAGTGGAAAAGGAGAGCGGATTAGAGGGATTGTTGCTTCGTCCCTTATCAGCAAAGCTCCTCCCTCCTACCATCCCGGAAAAGGAGGGTTGGGTGGATAGGGAGAAGCTGCTTGATATCCGGGGCAGGAGCAGGAAAAAGCAAGTGGAGTTGGCGGAGAAATGGGGAATAAATGATTACCCTTCACCTGCAGGAGGATGTCTACTCACCGACCCCCAATTTAGTAGGAGATTGAGAGATTTAATGGAAAACGAGGAATTGACGAAGGAAAATGTTATTCTTCTCAAGATAGGGCGACATTTTCGCCTTCGGAAAGGCGTTAAGCTTGTGGTAGGAAGAAATAAAGAGGAGAACCAGAGGTTGAGGGAGCTATTTAGAGAAGGTGATTTTCTCCTTCAGGCATATAGCCATAAAGGTCCAGATGCTATATTAAGGGGGAGTGTCTCTGAGGAGGAGATAATATTAGCTAGTAAGATAGTGGCAAGATATTCCGATTTAGGGAAGGGCGAGAAACTGCTTGTCAAGGTTAAGGATGGCGGGGAGAGGGAGATGGAGGTTGAGAGGGCTGAAGAGGAGGTGGTTAGGAAGTTAATACTCTAAAGACGTTCGCTTTCTTCTTTCTTTTCCCCTTTCTTGCTCTGTCGGATATTAGAGTAGTGGCGGTTGGGGACTTTATGCCGGGAAGCTCATATCCTTCGCCCCGTCTTCTTCCCGAGAAAAAGCTTGAGGAAATCAGCGCGAACATAAAATCCCTCATGCCCGAAGCGGATGTAAGATTGTTCAATTTAGAGGGGGTTTTAATTGATGGAGGCAAACCCGCTAAGAAGGTTGGGAGGTCATACCATTTCGCCATTCCCACTCGTTATGTGAAGTTCATAAAGGAGATGGGGTTTAACTTAGCGAGCATAAACAACAATCATATATTGGATTTTGGCTGGGAGGGATTAAGGAACACGATTAAGGTATTGGATGTTAACGGGATAAAATGGGCTGGACCGAAAGGTGGATTTGGGGAAATCGTTGCTGATGGCAAGAGAATATGTGTTATCGCTTTCGGCTTCATAAATAGTGAAAAATTCTATTCCATTTTAAACCTCTCGGAGGCGAAGAGGGTCGTTGGGGAGTTGAAGAGAAATAACGATATTGTCATCGTTTCCGTTCACGGCGGAAAGGAAGGCTACGAGAGAACCAATAGCCAGATGGAGATATCTTTCAACGAGAAGAGGGGGAATCTCGTCTCTTTTTGTAGAGGCGTTATAGATGCGGGAGCGGACTTGGTTATAGGACATGGTCCCCATTTGCCGAGGGCTTTGGAGTTATATAAGGGGAGGCTTATCGTTTACAGCCTGGGAAATTTTTTCACCTATGCGAGGTTCAATATAAGGGGAGCGTGTGGATACGCTCCTATGCTTTATGTCGTCCTTGATGATGAGGGAAATTTCAAGGAAGGGAGGATAATACCCTTTAAG from bacterium carries:
- a CDS encoding tRNA 4-thiouridine(8) synthase ThiI, with protein sequence MKALVLLSGGLDSILAMKLLLEQGIDVVAVHFVSPFFRSHWAVKMTQEWGIPLLEVDITDDILELLKAPPHGFGSQMNPCIDCHALMLRKAKEIMKEVGASFVATGEVLGERPMSQNRSALRIVEKESGLEGLLLRPLSAKLLPPTIPEKEGWVDREKLLDIRGRSRKKQVELAEKWGINDYPSPAGGCLLTDPQFSRRLRDLMENEELTKENVILLKIGRHFRLRKGVKLVVGRNKEENQRLRELFREGDFLLQAYSHKGPDAILRGSVSEEEIILASKIVARYSDLGKGEKLLVKVKDGGEREMEVERAEEEVVRKLIL
- a CDS encoding CapA family protein codes for the protein MPGSSYPSPRLLPEKKLEEISANIKSLMPEADVRLFNLEGVLIDGGKPAKKVGRSYHFAIPTRYVKFIKEMGFNLASINNNHILDFGWEGLRNTIKVLDVNGIKWAGPKGGFGEIVADGKRICVIAFGFINSEKFYSILNLSEAKRVVGELKRNNDIVIVSVHGGKEGYERTNSQMEISFNEKRGNLVSFCRGVIDAGADLVIGHGPHLPRALELYKGRLIVYSLGNFFTYARFNIRGACGYAPMLYVVLDDEGNFKEGRIIPFKQVGAGFPVFDKKGETIRWMEKLTKLDFPTTPLIIERNGEIKVKDKATIK